One genomic window of Dama dama isolate Ldn47 chromosome 7, ASM3311817v1, whole genome shotgun sequence includes the following:
- the SFTA2 gene encoding surfactant-associated protein 2 isoform X2, whose translation MGTGLPLVLLLTLVGSSQGAGPGMTLQLKLKNSLLANSSYNSSFLDFLQKFCLLLHLPLGTNVTLHQAGSSQHVTCRV comes from the exons ATGGGGACTGGGCTGCCCCTCGTCCTCCTCCTGACCCTCGTCGGCAGCTCACAGGGGGCAG GGCCGGGAATGACTTTGCAACTGAAGTTGAAGAACTCCCTTCTGGCAAATTCCTCCTACAATTCCAGCTTCCTGGACTTTCTCCAGAAG ttctgcctcctcctccacctccccctGGGGACCAACGTCACCCTGCATCAAGCAGGGTCCTCACAGCACGTCACCTGCAGAGTCTGA
- the SFTA2 gene encoding surfactant-associated protein 2 isoform X1: MGTGLPLVLLLTLVGSSQGAGESGALHTWFPKTRRGRGGPGMTLQLKLKNSLLANSSYNSSFLDFLQKFCLLLHLPLGTNVTLHQAGSSQHVTCRV; this comes from the exons ATGGGGACTGGGCTGCCCCTCGTCCTCCTCCTGACCCTCGTCGGCAGCTCACAGGGGGCAGGTGAGTCTGGAGCGCTACACACCTGGTTCCCCAAGACAAGAAGAGGCCGAGGAg GGCCGGGAATGACTTTGCAACTGAAGTTGAAGAACTCCCTTCTGGCAAATTCCTCCTACAATTCCAGCTTCCTGGACTTTCTCCAGAAG ttctgcctcctcctccacctccccctGGGGACCAACGTCACCCTGCATCAAGCAGGGTCCTCACAGCACGTCACCTGCAGAGTCTGA